The genomic DNA CCTCTTCCGTCTGGGTCGCCATCTGCTCCGCAGTCGAGTTCAGCTGGCTTGCGGACGCGGCCACCTGCGAGGCCATCTCGATAATGCTCGACATCATCCCGTTGAGGGTGTCGAGCATCCTGTTGAAGTTCTGACCCATGGTGCCAAGTTCATCGTTGGTCGTAATCCTCACTTTTGCCGACAGGTCTCCACCCGCCACCCAATCGATGACCGTACCAACGTTCTTTACTGCTTTAGTGATACCGCGAACGATCAGGAACGATACCGCCGCCACAAGCAAGGCGGCGAGAAAGGCTATGCCGATCTGGAGAAAAAGCAGGTTCTGGGACAGACTGTGCATCTCCTGTCGCGTCTCCTTCGCATGAGCGGCCGATAGCTCATCAAGCTTCTTCAGCTGCTCCCGCAGTTCATTGTCCGCCCCCTTGAGCGACTTGTCGACTGCGGCAATGTCGTCGCTGGCGCTCCTGGCTTCCACAAGAGGTTGAATGGAATCACGGTACTTCTCCTGTGCTGCGAAAGCGGCCTTGACGGCGGCTTTTTGCTCCTCACCCTCCGCGGTCTTCTGATACGCTTTCAGATGCCCCTCAATAGCACCGTTTGCCCTGCGGAACTCCTCGACATACTTCTCATCCTTGCGGAGCAGATAATTCTTGTATGCCTGGACGGCCAGCCCCAGCTCGTTTTCGGCAGAGTCGGCTGCGGACATCTGAGCAATATCAGTCTCGATAAGGTCTTCATACCCATGCCTCGTCGACATGCTCGTGTAACAGGCAACCGCTGTGGCCACCAGCAGCGCCGCCAGAGACACCCCGATTATTCCGTAAAGCTTTCCTCCGATGCTCTTCATTCCGCGCCTCCTGCATAAGATAATAAAAATGAGAAATCTTTCGCGTATACCATTTATCGGAGCCGTCAACCTTTACTTAAGTTATTAGCATATAGCTGTATATTAATACTTTCCCCAGCTCGGCACGCAAAAATGGGGCAGACTTTATCAGCCTGCCCCATCTGCTGCG from Geobacter sp. DSM 9736 includes the following:
- a CDS encoding methyl-accepting chemotaxis protein produces the protein MKSIGGKLYGIIGVSLAALLVATAVACYTSMSTRHGYEDLIETDIAQMSAADSAENELGLAVQAYKNYLLRKDEKYVEEFRRANGAIEGHLKAYQKTAEGEEQKAAVKAAFAAQEKYRDSIQPLVEARSASDDIAAVDKSLKGADNELREQLKKLDELSAAHAKETRQEMHSLSQNLLFLQIGIAFLAALLVAAVSFLIVRGITKAVKNVGTVIDWVAGGDLSAKVRITTNDELGTMGQNFNRMLDTLNGMMSSIIEMASQVAASASQLNSTAEQMATQTEEVASQVGTVATAGEEMAATSGEIAQNCTMAAEGAHRANDFAQSGSSIVQETVEGMSRIAGCVKASADTVENLGARSDQIGAIIGTIEDIADQTNLLALNAAIEAARAGEQGRGFAVVADEVRALAERTTKATREIGEMIKAIQGETKNAVAAMGEGVLEVEKGTAGAAQSGNALDDILAQINEVVSQVSQIATAAEQQTSTTTEISGNIQQITEVIYQTAKGAQESAAAASQLNSIAEELRRLTGKFKLAA